From Spirosoma aerolatum, one genomic window encodes:
- a CDS encoding VCBS repeat-containing protein, with protein sequence MKTAISLGLLLGIICLTSCKHSDSSNTAETDGTPLFTSLTPEQTGVTFANNLTEGLNTNVLMYEYFYNGGGVAVGDLNGDGLDDIYFSGNMVPNQLYLNKGQMKFTDVTTAAGVAGREGPWRTGVSMADVNGDGRLDLFICYSGSLPPQKRIPQLFINEGADAQGIPHFSEQTTQWGLDRPGQTTQGTFFDYDRDGDLDLFLLNHNPRLLPVLDPGPTAALLKQSNPEIGVRLLQNTGNHFEDVTEKSGLSSSVLSYGLGLGVSDLNGDGWPDLYISNDYTIPDYLYLNNHDGTFTNQLSRSIRHTSHFSMGNDVADVNNDALPDILTLDMLPEDNRRQKLLMAPDNYEKFDLAVSSGFYYQHMRNMLQLNLGREQGAGSEKKNSNSSHIAPSATPLFAETGQLAGISNTDWSWSPLLADYDNDGWKDLYVTNGYVRDYTNQDFLKFMTDYMRNRPANFSREDVLELVHKIPSSNVSNYMFRNRGGDPSGEVTFANVGAAWGLTQTSNSTGAAYADLDNDGDLDLIVNNTNQPAFIFQNEANAERKHHYLSAKLVGAGANTQGIGAKVTVYQAGRQQYVEQMPIRGYQSSMSPRLHVGLGTNATIDSVQIVWPMGKSQVLKGVKADQILTIQEKEAGTPLPVTPPAPPLFQEIASPIPFTDPINRTNDFKRQILLVNAQSFNGPCLTKADVNGDGLEDVFIGGSGDQAGALFTQQPGNRFRQAAQPAFMADKGGMDTDALFFDANADGHADLYVCRGGYGDVLPGDPRLQDRLYLNDGKGNFTKSPNALPAMLSSKSCVRATDINGDSKPDLFVGGRVVPGRYPEAPQSYLLINDGKGHFTDQTAQLAPTLAQIGMVTDAAWVDLNADRKAELVLVGEWLPITVLSQSGNQFTDQTKTYFDKEYRGWWNKLLVDDLNGDGKADLVVGNQGLNTQCRASDTEPAELIYKDFDKNGKIDPILCLYVQGKSYPHATRDELLDQLGMLRFRFTNYDSYSNATLNDVFKKEELDDAAKLTANELKTSCFISTSSGKLTEKPLPIAAQISPVFTITPLDYNQDGHKDLLLCGNTSQVRLRFGRADANYGLLLKGDGKGNFQAVPQAQSGFQLTGDVRSVLSIGNKLLFGINQQAVRAYQVTAKSKK encoded by the coding sequence GCTGAGACCGATGGAACACCGCTATTTACCTCCTTAACGCCTGAGCAAACCGGGGTTACATTCGCCAACAACCTGACCGAAGGGCTCAACACCAATGTATTGATGTACGAGTACTTCTACAATGGGGGCGGTGTAGCCGTGGGCGACCTGAATGGCGATGGTCTGGACGATATTTATTTCAGCGGCAATATGGTTCCCAATCAGTTGTATCTGAATAAAGGGCAGATGAAGTTCACGGATGTGACGACTGCCGCCGGAGTAGCCGGACGCGAAGGGCCCTGGCGGACGGGCGTGTCGATGGCCGATGTTAACGGCGATGGGCGACTCGACTTATTCATCTGCTATTCAGGCAGTTTACCTCCCCAAAAACGAATCCCGCAGTTATTCATTAATGAGGGGGCCGATGCACAGGGAATTCCGCATTTTTCAGAACAGACTACACAGTGGGGCCTGGACCGACCTGGCCAGACTACACAGGGCACCTTCTTCGATTACGACCGCGATGGTGATCTGGACTTGTTTCTGCTGAACCATAACCCGCGTCTGCTACCCGTGCTTGACCCTGGCCCTACAGCGGCACTTCTCAAGCAAAGCAATCCCGAAATTGGTGTTCGTTTGCTGCAAAATACGGGCAATCATTTTGAAGACGTTACCGAAAAATCAGGCCTGAGCAGTTCTGTTCTAAGTTATGGACTGGGGCTGGGTGTTTCAGACCTAAATGGCGACGGCTGGCCCGATCTCTACATCTCCAACGACTATACTATTCCCGATTACCTGTACCTCAACAACCACGACGGAACATTTACGAACCAACTTAGCCGCAGCATCCGGCATACCTCCCACTTCTCGATGGGCAACGATGTGGCCGACGTAAACAACGACGCCCTGCCCGACATTCTAACCCTTGATATGTTGCCGGAAGATAACCGTAGGCAGAAACTGTTGATGGCCCCCGACAACTACGAAAAATTCGATCTCGCGGTATCCTCGGGTTTTTACTACCAGCATATGCGGAATATGCTGCAATTGAACCTGGGCAGGGAGCAGGGGGCAGGAAGTGAGAAAAAAAACTCGAACTCTTCGCACATTGCACCAAGCGCTACACCACTTTTCGCCGAAACTGGTCAACTGGCGGGTATTTCGAATACGGACTGGAGCTGGTCGCCCCTACTGGCCGATTACGACAACGATGGCTGGAAAGACCTATACGTGACCAATGGCTATGTACGCGACTATACAAATCAGGACTTTCTGAAATTTATGACGGATTACATGCGCAATCGCCCGGCCAATTTCAGTCGTGAAGATGTGCTGGAACTAGTCCACAAAATTCCGTCGTCGAATGTCTCGAACTACATGTTTCGCAACCGGGGTGGAGATCCATCGGGCGAGGTAACCTTTGCGAATGTCGGAGCCGCCTGGGGCCTTACCCAAACATCCAACAGCACCGGAGCCGCCTATGCCGACCTTGATAACGATGGTGACCTGGATCTAATCGTCAACAATACCAATCAGCCCGCCTTTATTTTCCAGAACGAAGCCAACGCCGAACGAAAACACCATTATCTGTCGGCAAAATTGGTCGGTGCAGGAGCCAATACACAGGGGATTGGGGCCAAAGTAACTGTTTACCAGGCTGGTCGTCAACAATATGTGGAACAGATGCCCATACGCGGCTACCAGTCCAGCATGTCGCCCCGACTGCATGTGGGCTTAGGAACCAATGCCACTATCGACTCCGTCCAGATTGTCTGGCCAATGGGTAAAAGTCAGGTACTCAAAGGGGTAAAAGCCGATCAGATTCTGACTATTCAGGAAAAAGAAGCTGGGACTCCTTTACCCGTTACTCCACCTGCTCCCCCACTCTTTCAGGAAATCGCTTCACCGATTCCGTTTACAGACCCCATCAACCGAACCAATGATTTCAAACGACAGATTTTGCTGGTCAACGCGCAGTCGTTCAATGGCCCTTGTCTAACCAAAGCCGATGTCAATGGCGATGGTTTAGAGGATGTGTTCATTGGCGGTAGTGGCGATCAGGCCGGAGCTTTGTTTACTCAGCAACCAGGTAATCGATTCCGGCAGGCTGCACAACCTGCTTTTATGGCCGATAAAGGGGGGATGGATACCGACGCCCTTTTCTTCGATGCCAATGCCGATGGCCATGCCGACCTATATGTGTGCCGGGGTGGATATGGCGATGTACTACCCGGCGATCCCCGCCTACAGGATCGACTCTATCTGAACGACGGCAAGGGGAATTTCACCAAAAGTCCGAACGCTCTTCCCGCCATGCTCAGCAGCAAAAGCTGTGTGCGAGCCACTGACATCAATGGCGATAGCAAACCTGATTTGTTTGTAGGTGGTCGGGTTGTACCGGGTCGTTACCCTGAAGCGCCCCAAAGTTACCTGCTCATCAACGATGGCAAAGGTCATTTTACGGACCAGACAGCCCAACTGGCTCCTACACTCGCGCAGATTGGAATGGTTACCGATGCAGCCTGGGTCGATCTGAATGCCGACCGAAAAGCCGAACTGGTACTTGTGGGCGAATGGTTGCCCATAACGGTACTGAGTCAGAGCGGTAATCAGTTCACCGATCAGACCAAAACCTACTTCGACAAAGAATACCGGGGCTGGTGGAACAAATTGCTGGTCGATGACCTGAACGGTGATGGCAAGGCCGATCTGGTGGTCGGCAATCAGGGGCTAAATACCCAATGCCGCGCCAGTGATACCGAGCCCGCCGAACTTATTTACAAGGACTTCGACAAAAACGGCAAAATCGACCCGATTTTGTGCCTGTATGTGCAGGGTAAAAGCTACCCCCACGCCACCCGCGACGAATTGCTCGACCAGCTAGGCATGCTTCGATTCCGGTTCACTAATTACGACAGTTATTCTAATGCCACGCTAAACGATGTATTCAAAAAAGAAGAACTGGATGATGCCGCTAAATTGACGGCCAATGAGCTAAAAACAAGCTGTTTTATAAGCACTTCCAGTGGGAAACTGACTGAAAAGCCGTTGCCTATAGCTGCTCAGATTTCGCCTGTTTTTACGATCACACCACTCGATTACAATCAGGATGGCCATAAAGATTTGTTGCTCTGTGGCAATACGTCACAGGTTCGTCTGCGTTTCGGTCGAGCCGATGCCAATTATGGTTTGTTGCTGAAAGGCGATGGGAAAGGAAATTTCCAGGCTGTTCCACAGGCTCAATCTGGCTTTCAACTGACAGGTGATGTGCGATCCGTACTATCAATCGGCAACAAGCTGTTATTTGGGATCAATCAGCAGGCGGTGCGAGCCTATCAAGTAACTGCAAAATCAAAAAAATAG
- a CDS encoding lipid A deacylase LpxR family protein, whose amino-acid sequence MARQLRLFFLIFCAGTCFGQQHPYELNVSSENDNYCLNLHDGYYTNGLFVTLNYAPVGLNNRIRETSRLSKIVGQYQAGQMIFTPEFVTPKTTKDLMDRPFAGYLYAQKGLTFFYKKGHVLKTSVSVGTIGENSLAEQTQIFIHKTFDLLHPKGWNYQIHNEVGVNLQGQYWHELLPACWRKSRFDLHSLSQLTVGNTFTNASAGLLFRAGRFTQPDQSSWFNARVGREASHTSTEFYMFVQPAFQYQLYNATVQGGYFTNDAGAILSPLRHWGYRYDIGLLFSPPRWTFQIMYTYKQREAATMRHNEQFGGLTMAYRFGK is encoded by the coding sequence ATGGCCCGACAGCTACGACTTTTTTTTCTGATCTTTTGTGCGGGCACATGTTTTGGTCAGCAGCATCCATATGAGTTGAACGTTTCGTCCGAAAATGACAACTATTGCTTGAATCTGCATGATGGATACTACACCAATGGCTTGTTTGTCACGCTGAATTACGCACCCGTCGGCCTCAATAACCGCATCCGTGAAACGAGCCGACTCTCGAAAATAGTCGGTCAGTATCAGGCAGGGCAGATGATCTTTACGCCAGAGTTTGTGACACCGAAAACTACGAAAGATTTGATGGATCGTCCGTTTGCCGGGTACTTGTATGCGCAGAAAGGGTTAACGTTTTTTTATAAAAAAGGACATGTCCTGAAAACGTCTGTCTCAGTAGGTACGATTGGGGAAAATTCGCTGGCAGAACAAACCCAGATTTTTATCCACAAAACGTTTGATCTGCTTCATCCCAAAGGCTGGAACTATCAGATTCACAATGAAGTTGGCGTTAATCTGCAGGGGCAATACTGGCATGAGTTACTGCCCGCTTGCTGGCGTAAATCCCGATTCGATCTGCATAGTCTATCACAGCTAACGGTTGGCAATACCTTTACCAACGCATCGGCTGGACTACTGTTTCGGGCCGGTCGATTTACCCAACCCGATCAGTCATCATGGTTCAATGCCCGTGTTGGTCGGGAGGCATCGCATACATCTACGGAATTTTATATGTTTGTGCAGCCTGCTTTTCAATACCAGTTGTATAATGCAACCGTACAGGGAGGGTATTTTACCAACGATGCCGGTGCCATTTTATCACCGCTTCGGCATTGGGGCTATCGGTACGACATTGGCCTTTTGTTTTCGCCCCCTCGCTGGACGTTTCAGATTATGTATACCTATAAACAGCGGGAAGCGGCAACCATGCGGCACAATGAGCAATTCGGTGGTCTGACAATGGCGTACCGATTCGGAAAATAA
- a CDS encoding HAD hydrolase-like protein, with product MANFKLVIFDFDGTLADSFPFFRQAFNTLADIYQFKRIDLKEVDEIRGLNVRQMMKHVGMPAWKMPFVARTFIRLMGDNIHQIQLFDGITDLLKQLASQGVQLAIVSSNSEENIRRVLGPESASLIRYYRCGTAIFGKSSQFRKVAAKSGISPQDILCVGDEVRDLEAAHKEHMAFGAVAWGFTRSDIFSTYSGIDLFTTVDDILRAVCGKHPTPH from the coding sequence ATGGCAAACTTCAAATTAGTCATTTTCGATTTCGACGGCACACTGGCCGATTCATTCCCGTTCTTTCGACAGGCGTTCAATACCCTGGCCGACATCTATCAGTTTAAGCGGATTGACCTTAAAGAGGTTGATGAGATACGAGGACTTAACGTGCGCCAGATGATGAAACACGTTGGTATGCCAGCCTGGAAAATGCCATTTGTGGCCCGCACGTTTATTCGATTGATGGGCGATAACATCCATCAAATTCAACTGTTCGATGGGATTACTGATTTGCTCAAGCAGCTTGCCAGCCAGGGCGTTCAATTAGCTATTGTCAGTTCCAACTCGGAGGAAAATATCCGTCGCGTACTCGGGCCAGAAAGCGCATCGTTGATCCGTTATTACCGGTGTGGCACCGCTATTTTTGGCAAATCCAGTCAATTCAGGAAAGTGGCAGCTAAAAGTGGCATTTCGCCCCAGGACATACTTTGTGTAGGAGACGAAGTTCGGGACCTGGAAGCAGCCCACAAGGAACACATGGCATTTGGCGCTGTAGCCTGGGGGTTTACCCGAAGCGATATTTTTAGCACTTACTCGGGTATTGACCTGTTTACCACAGTGGATGATATTCTCCGCGCTGTGTGCGGCAAACACCCGACTCCTCATTAA